A window from Topomyia yanbarensis strain Yona2022 unplaced genomic scaffold, ASM3024719v1 HiC_scaffold_4, whole genome shotgun sequence encodes these proteins:
- the LOC131695385 gene encoding lipase 1-like isoform X2, whose protein sequence is MIPIIYLTLFCSVVTFVLGGSSNSSTPFLLGEEDGLLTPQLIRKYGYEVEEHLVRTEDGYLLTMFRIPARRRKRRKHPVFMMHSLFSSSADYVAIGRKHGLAYLLADRGYDVWLGNARGTRYSRSHERYSVSSLQFWDFSFHEIGFYDIPAFVDYVLEHTGTRRLHYVGFSQGAMTIFIALSDRPGFSDKIVELQALSPAVYMYRSLSVFVKFLVSVIQHLADALNSVQMYEFLPYFEKQYFFYQWLCPAPAQTFCRALIYDVVGANPSQLDVKTVRIFLGHFPAGASVKQVQHYAQIIRDGIFRQFDYGVAGTNLQRYGSVQVPRYNLSRATVPVRTYFGYNDHVVNYLNVLQLEQELPNVVGSFPVSDKRFSHVDFILANSVKEVLYDEVIKNVEKAEAV, encoded by the exons ATGATACCTATAATTTATCTGACGTTGTTCTGTTCAGTTGTGACGTTCGTTCTAGGCGGTTCAAGCAACAGTTCGACTCCGTTTCTGCTCGGCGAAGAGGATGGCCTGTTGACG CCCCAGCTGATTAGGAAGTATGGCTACGAAGTGGAAGAACACCTGGTCCGAACGGAAGATGGATATCTACTGACGATGTTTAGGATTCCGGCCCGAAGACGAAAACGTAGAAAGCATCCGGTTTTCATGATGCATTCACTGTTTAGTAGTAGCGCCGATTACGTAGCGATCGGTCGAAAGCATGGTCTAGCCTATCTGCTAGCCGATCGTGGTTATGATGTGTGGTTGGGAAATGCTCGCGGTACTCGCTACTCGCGAAGTCATGAACGATACAGCGTCAGTTCGTTGCAGTTCTGGGACTTTAGCTTCCACGAGATTGGCTTCTATGATATTCCGGCGTTTGTGGATTACGTCTTGGAACATACGGGAACTCGCCGGCTTCACTATGTCGGATTTTCGCAGGGAGCAATGACAATTTTTATAGCTTTAAGTGATCGACCGGGATTCAGTGATAAGATTGTCGAACTGCAGGCTCTGTCCCCCGCTGTCTACATGTATCGTAGTTTAAGTGTTTTCGTTAAATTTTTGGTGTCGGTAATACAACATCTAGCGGATGCGTTGAACTCTGTACAAATGTACGAGTTCTTGCCCTACTTTGAGAAGCAGTACTTTTTCTACCAGTGGCTATGTCCGGCACCGGCACAAACTTTCTGCCGGGCGTTGATCTACGATGTAGTCGGGGCCAATCCGAGTCAGTTGGATGTG AAAACGGTGAGGATCTTTCTGGGACACTTTCCAGCGGGTGCTTCTGTGAAGCAGGTACAACACTATGCGCAGATCATTCGGGACGGTATCTTCCGGCAGTTCGATTACGGTGTTGCGGGTACTAATTTGCAACGGTATGGAAGTGTGCAGGTTCCCAGGTATAACTTGTCCCGGGCCACGGTTCCTGTGAGGACCTACTTCGGGTACAATGATCACGTGGTCAACTATCTCAATGTACTGCAGCTGGAGCAGGAACTGCCGAATGTCGTGGGAAGCTTTCCGGTGTCGGATAAACGGTTCAGCCATGTTGATTTCATTCTAGCTAATAGTGTAAAGGAAGTGCTTTATGACGAAGTTATTAAGAATGTGGAAAAGGCGGAAGCTGTTTGA
- the LOC131695385 gene encoding lipase 1-like isoform X1, producing MIPIIYLTLFCSVVTFVLGGSSNSSTPFLLGEEDGLLTVPQLIRKYGYEVEEHLVRTEDGYLLTMFRIPARRRKRRKHPVFMMHSLFSSSADYVAIGRKHGLAYLLADRGYDVWLGNARGTRYSRSHERYSVSSLQFWDFSFHEIGFYDIPAFVDYVLEHTGTRRLHYVGFSQGAMTIFIALSDRPGFSDKIVELQALSPAVYMYRSLSVFVKFLVSVIQHLADALNSVQMYEFLPYFEKQYFFYQWLCPAPAQTFCRALIYDVVGANPSQLDVKTVRIFLGHFPAGASVKQVQHYAQIIRDGIFRQFDYGVAGTNLQRYGSVQVPRYNLSRATVPVRTYFGYNDHVVNYLNVLQLEQELPNVVGSFPVSDKRFSHVDFILANSVKEVLYDEVIKNVEKAEAV from the exons ATGATACCTATAATTTATCTGACGTTGTTCTGTTCAGTTGTGACGTTCGTTCTAGGCGGTTCAAGCAACAGTTCGACTCCGTTTCTGCTCGGCGAAGAGGATGGCCTGTTGACGGTA CCCCAGCTGATTAGGAAGTATGGCTACGAAGTGGAAGAACACCTGGTCCGAACGGAAGATGGATATCTACTGACGATGTTTAGGATTCCGGCCCGAAGACGAAAACGTAGAAAGCATCCGGTTTTCATGATGCATTCACTGTTTAGTAGTAGCGCCGATTACGTAGCGATCGGTCGAAAGCATGGTCTAGCCTATCTGCTAGCCGATCGTGGTTATGATGTGTGGTTGGGAAATGCTCGCGGTACTCGCTACTCGCGAAGTCATGAACGATACAGCGTCAGTTCGTTGCAGTTCTGGGACTTTAGCTTCCACGAGATTGGCTTCTATGATATTCCGGCGTTTGTGGATTACGTCTTGGAACATACGGGAACTCGCCGGCTTCACTATGTCGGATTTTCGCAGGGAGCAATGACAATTTTTATAGCTTTAAGTGATCGACCGGGATTCAGTGATAAGATTGTCGAACTGCAGGCTCTGTCCCCCGCTGTCTACATGTATCGTAGTTTAAGTGTTTTCGTTAAATTTTTGGTGTCGGTAATACAACATCTAGCGGATGCGTTGAACTCTGTACAAATGTACGAGTTCTTGCCCTACTTTGAGAAGCAGTACTTTTTCTACCAGTGGCTATGTCCGGCACCGGCACAAACTTTCTGCCGGGCGTTGATCTACGATGTAGTCGGGGCCAATCCGAGTCAGTTGGATGTG AAAACGGTGAGGATCTTTCTGGGACACTTTCCAGCGGGTGCTTCTGTGAAGCAGGTACAACACTATGCGCAGATCATTCGGGACGGTATCTTCCGGCAGTTCGATTACGGTGTTGCGGGTACTAATTTGCAACGGTATGGAAGTGTGCAGGTTCCCAGGTATAACTTGTCCCGGGCCACGGTTCCTGTGAGGACCTACTTCGGGTACAATGATCACGTGGTCAACTATCTCAATGTACTGCAGCTGGAGCAGGAACTGCCGAATGTCGTGGGAAGCTTTCCGGTGTCGGATAAACGGTTCAGCCATGTTGATTTCATTCTAGCTAATAGTGTAAAGGAAGTGCTTTATGACGAAGTTATTAAGAATGTGGAAAAGGCGGAAGCTGTTTGA
- the LOC131695385 gene encoding lipase 1-like isoform X3, protein MIPIIYLTLFCSVVTFVLGGSSNSSTPFLLGEEDGLLTVPQLIRKYGYEVEEHLVRTEDGYLLTMFRIPARRRKRRKHPVFMMHSLFSSSADYVAIGRKHGLAYLLADRGYDVWLGNARGTRYSRSHERYSVSSLQFWDFSFHEIGFYDIPAFVDYVLEHTGTRRLHYVGFSQGAMTIFIALSDRPGFSDKIVELQALSPAVYMYRSLSVFVKFLVSVIQHLADALNSVQMYEFLPYFEKQYFFYQWLCPAPAQTFCRALIYDVVGANPSQLDVKTVRIFLGHFPAGASVKQVQHYAQIIRDGIFRQFDYGVAGTNLQRYGSVQVPSWSRNCRMSWEAFRCRINGSAMLISF, encoded by the exons ATGATACCTATAATTTATCTGACGTTGTTCTGTTCAGTTGTGACGTTCGTTCTAGGCGGTTCAAGCAACAGTTCGACTCCGTTTCTGCTCGGCGAAGAGGATGGCCTGTTGACGGTA CCCCAGCTGATTAGGAAGTATGGCTACGAAGTGGAAGAACACCTGGTCCGAACGGAAGATGGATATCTACTGACGATGTTTAGGATTCCGGCCCGAAGACGAAAACGTAGAAAGCATCCGGTTTTCATGATGCATTCACTGTTTAGTAGTAGCGCCGATTACGTAGCGATCGGTCGAAAGCATGGTCTAGCCTATCTGCTAGCCGATCGTGGTTATGATGTGTGGTTGGGAAATGCTCGCGGTACTCGCTACTCGCGAAGTCATGAACGATACAGCGTCAGTTCGTTGCAGTTCTGGGACTTTAGCTTCCACGAGATTGGCTTCTATGATATTCCGGCGTTTGTGGATTACGTCTTGGAACATACGGGAACTCGCCGGCTTCACTATGTCGGATTTTCGCAGGGAGCAATGACAATTTTTATAGCTTTAAGTGATCGACCGGGATTCAGTGATAAGATTGTCGAACTGCAGGCTCTGTCCCCCGCTGTCTACATGTATCGTAGTTTAAGTGTTTTCGTTAAATTTTTGGTGTCGGTAATACAACATCTAGCGGATGCGTTGAACTCTGTACAAATGTACGAGTTCTTGCCCTACTTTGAGAAGCAGTACTTTTTCTACCAGTGGCTATGTCCGGCACCGGCACAAACTTTCTGCCGGGCGTTGATCTACGATGTAGTCGGGGCCAATCCGAGTCAGTTGGATGTG AAAACGGTGAGGATCTTTCTGGGACACTTTCCAGCGGGTGCTTCTGTGAAGCAGGTACAACACTATGCGCAGATCATTCGGGACGGTATCTTCCGGCAGTTCGATTACGGTGTTGCGGGTACTAATTTGCAACGGTATGGAAGTGTGCAGGTTCCCAG CTGGAGCAGGAACTGCCGAATGTCGTGGGAAGCTTTCCGGTGTCGGATAAACGGTTCAGCCATGTTGATTTCATTCTAG